In the Haloarcula salinisoli genome, GCTACCGGCTACGACCGGAGGTGCAGTTCGATACCGTCCGGGTCAGTCACTCGAACGCCGTCCCTGGCCACCTCGACCGCGTAGCCTGCTCCTTCGAGTCGGTCGCACGCGGCGGTGACGGCATCTTCGGTCGGCAGGCAAAGTTCGAACCAGTCGAGGCCACGACCGCTCGCCGGTGTCGACCGCTCGTTCCAGACGTTCGCGCCCACGTGGTGGTGGTACTCGCCCGCCGCCAGAAAGAGCGCGCCGTCGTACGTGGTCCGGACTGTCATGCCCAGCGCGTCGTCGTAGAACGCGCGGGCGGCGTCGAGGTCGGTCACCTCCAGATGGACGTGACCCACGTCGGTCCCGGCTGGCACCGCAGCCTCGCCCGTGGCCGCCTGTCGAACCCCGGTCGCGTCAAGCGGCTCCGTCGCCATCCGGACCCCGCCGTCCGGTGTCTCCTCCCACGCCGACCGCGGGCGGTCCCAGTATATCTCGACGCCGTTCCCCGCCGGGTCCCGACAGTACAGTGCCTCACTGACGAGATGGTCGGCCGTCCCCGAGAGTCGCCACTGCCCCTCGAGTCGTTCCAGGGCATCACCCAGCCCACCCCGGGACGGGACCCGGAACGCAGTGTGGAAGAGGCCGGCCGCCGACCGCGGTCGCTCGGGCGTGCTCCGGTCCTCGCGGAGTTCCAGCAGCGCCGTCTCGCCGTCGCCCAGCACCGCTCGCTCGCCCGTGCGCTCGTGAACCACCAGGCCCACCACCGACTCGTAGAACTCGGTCACCTCGCCCAGATTTCTGACGGTCAGCGCGACGCGACCGACACCTGTCTCCGGCGGGAGCGACTCGTCGTCC is a window encoding:
- a CDS encoding VOC family protein; amino-acid sequence: MDDESLPPETGVGRVALTVRNLGEVTEFYESVVGLVVHERTGERAVLGDGETALLELREDRSTPERPRSAAGLFHTAFRVPSRGGLGDALERLEGQWRLSGTADHLVSEALYCRDPAGNGVEIYWDRPRSAWEETPDGGVRMATEPLDATGVRQAATGEAAVPAGTDVGHVHLEVTDLDAARAFYDDALGMTVRTTYDGALFLAAGEYHHHVGANVWNERSTPASGRGLDWFELCLPTEDAVTAACDRLEGAGYAVEVARDGVRVTDPDGIELHLRS